The stretch of DNA TCTGCCGACGTAGTCCCCGTATGGCAGCTATCACTTCACTATCCCCCATCGCTACCACGGGCGGCGAACTCGCGCGTCGGACGGCGCTCGGCGTCCTCGTCGCGGCCGTCGCGGCGCTGCTGGTCGCCGGTATCGCCGGGGCGCTCGCGCTCCCGCTCGGCGTGACCGGGGCGACGAGTCCGTTCGCCGCCGTGCCGATCGTCGCGTCGACCGTCGTCGCCGGCACGGGTGCCGCCGTCGCCTACGCGGCCCTGGTACGGTTCACCGACCGCCCGGTGCGGAACTTCACGGTGCTGGCCGGCGTCGTCTTCGTCGGGATGCTGGTGCCCGTCGTCGCCGTCGCACCGACCCTGGGCGTCACGGCGACGGGGCAGGCGGTCCTCGTGGCCCTCCACGTGGCCGTCGCGGTCCCGCTGGTCGCGTTCGTCGTCGGGGCCGTCGGGCGCTGATCGGGCTCCGGGCTCGCGGCCAGTTCGCACAGAGCGGTAGCCTCTTGTCGCCCGGCCGCAAGGCCGGAGGTATGGACGTCACCATCGGCGAATCGACGGTCTCGGGGACCGCACAGGCCCCGCCGTCGAAGAGCTACACGCACCGTGCTATCCTCGCGGCGGGCCACTCGGAGGGCGCGACCGTCCGGAACCCGCTCGTGAGCGCCGACACGCGAGCGACGATGCGGGCCGTCGAGGCCTACGGCGGCATCGTCGACCGCAGCGACGAGAGCGCGCTCGCCGTCACGGGCTTCGACGGCCGGCCCGAGACGCCGGACGACGTGATCGACTGCGCC from Haloarcula litorea encodes:
- a CDS encoding DUF6069 family protein codes for the protein MAAITSLSPIATTGGELARRTALGVLVAAVAALLVAGIAGALALPLGVTGATSPFAAVPIVASTVVAGTGAAVAYAALVRFTDRPVRNFTVLAGVVFVGMLVPVVAVAPTLGVTATGQAVLVALHVAVAVPLVAFVVGAVGR